In the genome of Myxococcus stipitatus, one region contains:
- the menD gene encoding 2-succinyl-5-enolpyruvyl-6-hydroxy-3-cyclohexene-1-carboxylic-acid synthase codes for MSGDSNLNVLWARALVEELVRGGARHAVVCPGSRSSPLALACARAEGLRVWSVIDERSAAFFGLGLAKQSRAPVILVATSGTAGAHFYPAVIEASLSHVPLVVLTADRPLELQGWGAAQTVPQARFYGEHARSFSDLGVPEASDVALAHLRATAARAVATSMRAPRGAVQLNVPFREPLAPVTEAFGEEHLSALSKAGRSGVPFTRIVPPLPAPDATVLESVRQRIASTERGVIVCGPRDEADGFSEAISALSQATGYPVLAEATSQARYGGGPLTLSYYDALLRHAPFARTHRPELVLRFGGGLTPKVPQQWLDASGAEQVLFSDGGALFDPAHRAATVVEGSAVASCAALAKGLTRGPGRWAQGFMAAERMARGALEAAFAERPDALTEPRIAREVVAALPAGAALFVSSSMPIRDVDAFAPAGTMPLRVLANRGANGIDGILSSALGVAAAASRPVVLLTGDLALLHDVGAFVSASRAKVPLTIVAVNNDGGGIFSFLPIAQAAKPDEFETLFGTPHGVDLSHAAALGGARLHRPTTPSALRGAVREGLEGGLHLVEVRVDRAANVDDHRQLFARMAAALGEGPWV; via the coding sequence ATGTCGGGCGACAGTAACCTCAACGTGTTGTGGGCTCGGGCCCTCGTCGAGGAACTGGTGCGCGGTGGTGCGAGGCACGCCGTGGTGTGTCCAGGCTCACGCTCCTCGCCCCTGGCGCTGGCGTGTGCTCGCGCGGAGGGCCTGCGCGTCTGGTCCGTCATCGACGAGCGGAGCGCCGCGTTCTTCGGCCTGGGGCTGGCCAAGCAGTCGCGCGCGCCGGTGATCCTGGTGGCGACGAGCGGCACGGCGGGCGCGCACTTCTATCCCGCGGTCATCGAGGCCTCGCTGTCTCATGTGCCCCTGGTGGTGCTCACGGCGGACCGTCCGCTGGAGCTCCAGGGGTGGGGCGCGGCGCAGACGGTGCCGCAGGCGCGCTTCTATGGCGAGCATGCACGCAGCTTCTCGGACCTCGGCGTGCCCGAAGCCAGCGATGTGGCGCTGGCTCACCTGCGAGCCACCGCCGCGCGAGCCGTCGCCACGTCGATGCGCGCGCCGCGAGGGGCCGTGCAGCTCAACGTGCCTTTCCGCGAGCCGCTCGCGCCGGTGACGGAGGCATTTGGCGAGGAGCACCTGTCCGCGCTGTCGAAGGCGGGCCGCTCGGGTGTGCCCTTCACGCGCATCGTGCCGCCCCTGCCGGCGCCGGATGCGACGGTGCTGGAGTCGGTCCGTCAGCGCATCGCCTCGACGGAGCGCGGCGTCATCGTCTGCGGTCCGCGCGACGAGGCGGATGGATTCTCCGAGGCCATCTCCGCGCTGTCCCAGGCCACGGGCTACCCGGTGCTGGCGGAGGCCACCTCCCAGGCTCGGTACGGGGGCGGTCCGCTGACGCTCTCGTACTACGACGCGCTGCTGCGCCATGCGCCGTTCGCCCGGACGCATCGGCCGGAGCTGGTGCTGCGGTTCGGGGGCGGGCTGACGCCGAAGGTGCCGCAGCAGTGGCTGGACGCATCGGGTGCGGAGCAGGTCCTCTTCAGCGACGGTGGTGCGTTGTTCGACCCCGCGCATCGAGCGGCCACGGTGGTGGAGGGCTCGGCGGTGGCGTCGTGCGCCGCGCTGGCGAAGGGCCTGACGCGCGGTCCTGGTCGATGGGCGCAGGGCTTCATGGCCGCGGAGCGGATGGCTCGGGGAGCGCTGGAGGCGGCGTTCGCGGAGCGTCCCGATGCGCTCACCGAGCCGCGAATCGCTCGCGAGGTGGTGGCCGCGCTCCCCGCGGGGGCCGCGCTGTTCGTCTCCAGCAGCATGCCCATCCGCGACGTGGATGCGTTTGCTCCGGCGGGGACGATGCCCTTGCGCGTGCTCGCGAATCGCGGGGCCAACGGCATCGACGGCATCCTCTCGAGCGCGCTGGGCGTCGCCGCGGCGGCTTCGCGTCCCGTGGTGCTGCTGACGGGAGACCTGGCGCTCCTGCACGACGTGGGCGCGTTCGTCTCGGCGTCTCGCGCGAAGGTCCCGCTCACCATCGTCGCGGTGAACAACGACGGGGGAGGCATCTTCTCGTTCCTGCCCATCGCGCAGGCGGCGAAGCCGGACGAGTTCGAGACGCTGTTCGGCACGCCCCACGGCGTGGACCTGTCGCACGCTGCGGCGCTGGGAGGGGCTCGGCTGCATCGTCCGACGACGCCCTCGGCGCTGCGTGGGGCGGTGCGCGAGGGACTCGAAGGCGGCCTGCACCTGGTCGAGGTGCGTGTGGACCGGGCCGCGAACGTGGACGACCACCGACAGCTCTTCGCGCGGATGGCCGCCGCGCTCGGGGAGGGACCATGGGTGTGA
- a CDS encoding 1,4-dihydroxy-2-naphthoate polyprenyltransferase, with amino-acid sequence MSASVPGASVVMVKPKPTVKTWLMAVRPKTLTAALVPVLVGTTLAFGLGVGRILPALAALLGAVLIQIGTNFINDYYDFKKGADTHERLGPVRVTQSGLIAPSTVLLGAAVCFALATAVGMYLVAVGGWPIIAIGLASLLCGYAYTGGPFPLGYNGLGDLFVFIFFGLVAVTGTFYVQAGTVHPAAWWAAIPVGASGTMLIVVNNLRDVTTDVKAGKRTLAVRWGTTAGKAEYVLLMLASFATPVAMYALGLAGPWVFLSFLSLPLVVAPLRRVLREQGAALNPALGGTARFQLFFGVLFGVGLYLR; translated from the coding sequence GTGAGTGCGTCGGTTCCTGGAGCCTCGGTGGTGATGGTGAAGCCCAAGCCCACGGTGAAGACCTGGCTGATGGCCGTGCGTCCGAAGACGCTGACGGCGGCATTGGTCCCCGTGCTGGTGGGGACGACGCTGGCGTTCGGCCTGGGGGTGGGGCGAATCCTCCCCGCACTCGCGGCGCTCCTGGGCGCGGTGCTCATCCAGATCGGCACCAACTTCATCAACGACTACTACGACTTCAAGAAGGGCGCGGATACGCACGAGCGGCTGGGCCCGGTGCGGGTCACGCAGAGCGGGCTCATCGCCCCGAGCACCGTGCTGTTGGGCGCGGCGGTGTGCTTCGCGCTCGCGACGGCGGTGGGCATGTACCTGGTCGCGGTGGGTGGGTGGCCCATCATCGCCATCGGCCTGGCGTCGCTGCTCTGTGGTTACGCGTATACCGGAGGGCCGTTCCCCCTGGGCTACAACGGCCTGGGCGACCTGTTCGTCTTCATCTTTTTCGGACTCGTCGCGGTCACGGGAACCTTCTACGTCCAGGCGGGCACGGTGCATCCGGCCGCGTGGTGGGCGGCCATCCCCGTGGGGGCGAGCGGCACCATGCTCATCGTCGTCAACAACCTGCGGGACGTCACCACGGACGTGAAGGCGGGCAAGCGGACGCTGGCGGTCCGCTGGGGGACGACGGCGGGCAAGGCGGAGTACGTGCTGCTGATGCTGGCGTCGTTCGCCACGCCCGTGGCCATGTACGCACTGGGACTGGCCGGACCCTGGGTCTTCTTGTCCTTCCTGAGCCTGCCGCTGGTGGTGGCCCCGCTTCGTCGGGTGCTGCGGGAGCAGGGGGCGGCGCTGAACCCCGCGCTGGGTGGCACCGCGCGCTTCCAACTCTTCTTCGGCGTGCTGTTCGGCGTGGGCCTGTACCTGCGATGA
- a CDS encoding mandelate racemase/muconate lactonizing enzyme family protein: protein MRIVQATSTPLRLELLQPLKTSRGSYSTREGFIVRLEDEEGRVGLGEAMPLPEFGTESLSVCGEVLGAWLSSLKGQFLGDSVRAVEDTLSPFPPTVARGEGVRIRARHPAPPGPVPAAEHALELALLDLLAKRQGVPLCWLLAEEARPEVLVSALLNEESPEALAEQARKAVTEGYATLKLKVAGRSLEDDERRVKAVREAVGPDVKLRLDANGGWSEPDAKRSLDKLGWYGLELVEQPTPADDLSALWRVQRRAPCMVAADESLGSPETLRALLSADPFLGGGPAVGAVVLKPMVLGGLLPGLVVAMRAARLGMQAYVTSSLDGVVARAGATHLAAALPSGALASGLAVGQLFAREPPMHPYQPVHGRIRLPETPGLGLDAGVVM from the coding sequence ATGCGCATCGTCCAGGCGACATCGACCCCGCTGCGGTTGGAGCTGCTCCAGCCACTGAAGACATCTCGAGGCTCCTACTCCACGCGCGAGGGGTTCATCGTGCGGCTGGAGGACGAAGAGGGGCGCGTAGGGCTCGGCGAGGCGATGCCTCTGCCGGAGTTCGGCACGGAGTCGCTGTCGGTCTGTGGCGAGGTGCTGGGCGCGTGGCTTTCTTCGCTCAAGGGCCAGTTCCTGGGCGACAGCGTGCGCGCCGTCGAGGACACGCTGTCTCCCTTCCCGCCGACGGTGGCGCGAGGCGAGGGCGTGCGCATCCGGGCCCGTCATCCCGCGCCTCCGGGCCCCGTGCCCGCCGCGGAGCATGCGCTGGAGCTGGCGCTGCTGGACCTGCTCGCGAAGCGTCAGGGTGTCCCACTGTGCTGGCTCCTGGCGGAGGAGGCGCGTCCCGAGGTGCTGGTGAGCGCGCTGCTCAACGAGGAGAGTCCGGAGGCCCTGGCGGAGCAGGCCCGGAAGGCCGTGACCGAGGGCTACGCGACGCTGAAGCTCAAGGTGGCCGGCCGCTCGTTGGAGGATGACGAGCGTCGGGTGAAGGCGGTGCGCGAGGCCGTGGGGCCCGACGTGAAGCTGCGGCTGGACGCGAACGGCGGCTGGTCGGAGCCCGATGCGAAGCGCTCGCTCGACAAGCTGGGCTGGTATGGCCTGGAGCTCGTGGAGCAGCCGACGCCCGCGGATGACCTCTCCGCGCTGTGGCGGGTGCAGCGTCGCGCGCCGTGCATGGTGGCCGCGGATGAGTCGCTCGGTTCTCCGGAGACGCTGCGCGCGCTGCTGTCCGCGGACCCCTTCCTGGGCGGTGGACCGGCGGTGGGCGCGGTGGTGCTCAAGCCCATGGTACTCGGGGGATTGCTCCCGGGGCTCGTGGTGGCGATGCGCGCCGCGCGCCTGGGCATGCAGGCGTATGTGACGAGCTCCTTGGATGGCGTGGTGGCGCGGGCGGGCGCGACGCATCTGGCCGCGGCGTTGCCGTCGGGGGCGCTCGCTTCGGGACTCGCCGTGGGACAGCTCTTCGCGCGTGAGCCTCCGATGCATCCCTACCAGCCGGTGCATGGGCGCATCCGGCTTCCGGAGACGCCGGGCCTCGGGTTGGATGCGGGAGTGGTGATGTGA
- the menE gene encoding o-succinylbenzoate--CoA ligase, producing MTKYGCPIREGAERFPNAEALTFAGRAWTYGAMDAEVNHWVAALEARGIGAGHRVALLATNHAACAFLFWALGRLGAVLAPLNARLTRAELAPLVEDVSPSLTLALGTLGERLPGAESLESFRSDASSSTATALDESAARVILLTSGTTGRPKGALLTEGNFRASSRASAANLGAHPAPRWLGTLPLFHVGGLAMLTRTAYEGGCLVLHERFDAESTSRAIDEESVSHASLVATTLERVLDVRAGRRVPETFKLALIGGGPVPVPLLERARAVGLLALQTYGLTEACSQVATERPGDADGRTAGPAVPGTELRIVGGDGEVCGPGEEGDIEVRGPTVMAGYWQRPEATSEALRDGWLRTRDLGVLDSRGRLTVLSRRTDLIVRGGENIYPAEVEAVLANHPSVQESAVVGVRDARWGEVPVAFLAPRAGQARPSDDALESWCRQSLAGFKLPTRFFWVDALPRNAMGKLERTVLRKSAES from the coding sequence GTGACGAAGTACGGCTGTCCCATCCGCGAAGGTGCCGAGCGCTTCCCGAACGCGGAGGCGCTCACCTTCGCGGGACGCGCGTGGACCTACGGCGCGATGGATGCCGAGGTGAATCACTGGGTGGCCGCGCTCGAGGCCCGTGGCATCGGCGCGGGTCACCGGGTGGCGCTGCTGGCGACGAACCATGCGGCGTGTGCCTTCCTCTTCTGGGCGCTGGGTCGACTGGGTGCGGTGCTGGCCCCGCTCAACGCGAGACTCACGCGCGCCGAGCTCGCGCCGTTGGTCGAGGACGTGTCACCGAGCCTCACGCTGGCCCTGGGCACGCTCGGTGAGAGGCTCCCGGGTGCCGAGTCCTTGGAGTCCTTCCGGTCCGACGCTTCCTCGTCGACCGCGACAGCACTCGATGAAAGCGCCGCGCGAGTCATCCTGCTGACGAGCGGGACGACGGGAAGGCCCAAGGGGGCCTTGCTGACGGAGGGGAACTTCCGCGCATCCTCGCGTGCCTCCGCGGCGAACCTGGGTGCGCACCCCGCGCCGCGCTGGTTGGGGACGTTGCCGCTCTTCCACGTGGGAGGGCTGGCGATGTTGACGCGCACGGCCTACGAGGGCGGCTGCCTGGTGCTCCATGAGCGCTTCGACGCCGAGTCCACCAGTCGCGCCATCGACGAAGAGTCCGTGTCCCACGCGAGCCTGGTCGCGACGACGCTGGAGCGTGTGCTGGATGTCCGCGCGGGGCGACGGGTCCCCGAGACCTTCAAGCTGGCGTTGATTGGCGGCGGGCCCGTGCCGGTTCCGTTGTTGGAGCGGGCGCGAGCGGTGGGGTTGCTGGCGCTCCAGACGTATGGCCTCACCGAGGCGTGCTCGCAGGTGGCGACGGAGCGGCCCGGGGACGCCGATGGTCGCACGGCGGGACCCGCGGTGCCGGGGACCGAGCTTCGCATCGTCGGCGGAGATGGCGAGGTGTGTGGCCCGGGGGAGGAAGGGGACATCGAAGTGCGAGGCCCCACGGTGATGGCGGGCTACTGGCAGCGCCCCGAGGCCACGAGCGAAGCGCTGCGAGACGGCTGGCTGCGGACGCGAGACCTCGGTGTGTTGGACTCGCGCGGGCGCCTCACGGTGCTGTCGCGCCGCACCGACCTCATCGTCCGGGGCGGAGAGAACATCTACCCGGCCGAGGTGGAAGCCGTGCTCGCGAATCATCCCTCCGTGCAGGAGTCCGCGGTGGTGGGCGTTCGAGACGCGCGCTGGGGCGAGGTCCCCGTGGCCTTCCTGGCTCCGCGCGCGGGACAGGCGCGGCCCAGCGACGACGCGCTGGAGTCGTGGTGCCGCCAATCACTCGCGGGCTTCAAGCTCCCGACGCGGTTTTTCTGGGTGGATGCGCTCCCCCGCAATGCGATGGGGAAGCTCGAGCGCACGGTGCTGCGCAAGAGCGCGGAGTCGTAA
- the menH gene encoding 2-succinyl-6-hydroxy-2,4-cyclohexadiene-1-carboxylate synthase yields the protein MGVKLAYETWGEGGRPLVLLHGFTGNRASFQGLRPLMGRSVRAIAVDLPGHGATPLPERKGRDGFLETVDALVSLVDTLGVGTVDLLGYSQGARIALAAAVRAPDRFGRLIMESGSPGLHRRQERAARREADGQLAAFIRARGVDAFVERWEALPLFDGLRAMPAERRETLRAHRRACSSEGLAGALETLGLGVQPDYWSELHHQRLPTLLLTGARDDKFTQTARRMAAELPVVWRHAFADCGHAPHLEAPEEYVREVLGFLQTPWYEAPQFEGTTATVAASPGRVSP from the coding sequence ATGGGTGTGAAGCTGGCTTACGAGACGTGGGGCGAGGGCGGTCGGCCGCTCGTGCTGCTCCACGGCTTCACGGGGAACCGGGCCTCGTTCCAGGGACTGCGTCCGTTGATGGGCCGCTCCGTGCGGGCCATCGCGGTGGACCTGCCAGGACACGGCGCCACGCCGCTGCCGGAGCGCAAGGGCCGCGACGGCTTCCTGGAGACGGTCGACGCGCTGGTGTCCCTGGTGGACACGCTGGGCGTGGGCACGGTGGACCTCCTGGGCTACTCGCAGGGCGCGCGGATTGCGTTGGCCGCGGCGGTGCGCGCTCCAGACCGGTTCGGCCGGCTCATCATGGAGAGCGGCTCACCGGGGTTGCATCGGCGGCAGGAGCGGGCCGCGAGGCGCGAGGCGGACGGGCAGCTCGCGGCCTTCATCCGCGCGCGCGGCGTGGACGCATTCGTGGAGCGGTGGGAGGCCCTTCCGCTGTTCGACGGCCTGCGCGCGATGCCCGCGGAGCGCCGGGAGACGCTGCGGGCTCACCGTCGGGCGTGCTCTTCCGAGGGCCTCGCTGGCGCGCTGGAGACCCTGGGGTTGGGTGTGCAACCGGATTACTGGTCCGAGCTGCACCATCAGCGCCTGCCCACGTTGCTGCTCACGGGCGCGCGCGACGACAAGTTCACGCAGACCGCGCGGCGCATGGCGGCGGAGCTGCCGGTGGTGTGGCGCCATGCCTTCGCGGACTGCGGCCATGCTCCGCACCTGGAAGCGCCCGAGGAGTACGTCCGCGAGGTGCTGGGTTTCCTCCAGACGCCCTGGTACGAGGCCCCCCAGTTCGAGGGCACCACCGCCACGGTGGCGGCGAGCCCCGGGAGGGTGAGTCCGTGA
- a CDS encoding isochorismate synthase produces the protein MKTLNPVESQRWVAGMMPLAAVDPLSGADSLGVPTVYWERPLEREAAAGWGEAAVVEATDSTQVPGVMATLGALELRWLDAPPTDMPGPWFGGLRFGATGLPDEGWAAHGAARWTLPEVLVWRTASGVAVAAFAPEGRGGEDAVRSRLERVRARFAEGYRHARGGAVALSSKSSRPEFEARVERALEAIASGQLQKVVLARAVDVEGPAAFDVVDVLARLREQNPRCATFLFRVPDGTCFLGATPETLCRVNGRVLETEALAGTASPQQADGLRGVDKEVREHEAVVRYILATLRSWVVDVHADAEPRLLTLKNVVHLRTGIRAELKEGVSAAQVVGALHPTPAVGGTPRERALSFLVEHEGLDRGWYAGPVGWMGPGRAHLMVALRSARVRGARARLFVGCGIVAGSIAEAEWRETEMKSLAVLRALGGVDVGRQ, from the coding sequence ATGAAGACGCTCAATCCCGTTGAGAGCCAGCGCTGGGTGGCCGGAATGATGCCCCTGGCCGCGGTGGATCCGCTCTCTGGCGCGGATTCATTGGGCGTTCCAACGGTCTATTGGGAGCGGCCCCTGGAGCGCGAGGCGGCGGCGGGCTGGGGCGAGGCGGCCGTGGTCGAGGCCACGGATTCCACGCAGGTGCCCGGTGTGATGGCCACGCTGGGGGCGCTCGAGCTGCGCTGGTTGGACGCCCCTCCCACCGACATGCCCGGTCCCTGGTTCGGCGGCCTGCGCTTCGGTGCGACGGGGCTTCCGGACGAGGGCTGGGCCGCCCACGGCGCGGCCCGCTGGACGCTCCCCGAGGTGCTGGTGTGGCGCACGGCGAGCGGGGTGGCCGTGGCGGCCTTTGCCCCCGAGGGCCGGGGGGGCGAGGACGCGGTGCGCTCGCGGCTGGAGCGGGTGCGCGCGCGCTTCGCGGAGGGCTATCGCCACGCGAGGGGCGGTGCGGTGGCGCTGTCGTCGAAGTCCTCGCGTCCGGAGTTCGAGGCGCGCGTGGAGCGTGCGCTGGAGGCCATCGCCTCCGGACAGCTCCAGAAGGTCGTGCTGGCGCGGGCCGTGGATGTGGAGGGCCCCGCGGCCTTCGACGTGGTGGACGTGCTGGCTCGCCTGCGGGAGCAGAATCCTCGCTGCGCCACGTTCCTGTTCCGGGTGCCGGATGGCACGTGCTTCCTCGGTGCGACCCCCGAGACGCTGTGCCGCGTGAACGGGCGCGTGCTCGAGACCGAGGCGCTCGCGGGGACGGCCTCACCCCAGCAGGCCGACGGGCTGCGAGGGGTGGACAAGGAAGTGCGCGAGCACGAGGCGGTGGTTCGCTACATCCTCGCGACGCTGCGCTCGTGGGTGGTGGACGTTCACGCGGACGCCGAGCCGCGCCTGCTGACGCTGAAGAACGTGGTGCACCTGCGCACGGGGATTCGCGCGGAGCTGAAGGAAGGTGTCTCCGCCGCGCAGGTGGTGGGGGCGCTGCATCCCACGCCAGCGGTGGGCGGCACGCCTCGCGAGCGCGCGCTGTCCTTCCTCGTCGAGCACGAGGGGCTGGACCGGGGCTGGTACGCGGGGCCGGTGGGGTGGATGGGGCCGGGGCGTGCGCACCTGATGGTGGCGCTGCGCTCGGCGAGGGTGCGGGGCGCGAGGGCTCGGTTGTTCGTGGGTTGCGGAATCGTGGCCGGCTCCATCGCGGAGGCGGAGTGGCGGGAGACGGAGATGAAGAGTCTGGCCGTGTTGCGTGCGCTGGGAGGCGTGGATGTCGGGCGACAGTAA